A single Polynucleobacter acidiphobus DNA region contains:
- a CDS encoding DM13 domain-containing protein, translating into MNKIGFLLLVISLLLPISASAQLLDAIRGHAQDIKSRFESNQKVEGEILKRGQIDKNAKGQDLIHNSSGEWTLVKVGNQLFLQSGEDFRSSPGPDYHIYISSKPAIKDNDEFSAQQIEISRIKKPNGAAFYLLKTQNPEDVNSVLIWCKQFKEYIGSADLVAVR; encoded by the coding sequence ATGAATAAAATTGGTTTTTTGCTACTCGTTATTTCACTTCTGCTCCCAATATCAGCAAGCGCTCAGCTTCTTGACGCGATCCGTGGTCACGCACAAGATATCAAGTCACGCTTTGAGAGTAATCAAAAAGTAGAAGGTGAGATCCTTAAACGAGGGCAGATTGATAAAAATGCCAAGGGCCAAGATTTGATACACAACTCTTCTGGCGAGTGGACCTTAGTCAAAGTTGGCAATCAACTATTTTTACAATCTGGCGAAGACTTTAGATCCAGCCCTGGTCCAGACTATCATATCTACATTAGCAGTAAGCCCGCTATCAAAGATAACGATGAGTTCAGTGCCCAGCAAATTGAGATCAGCCGTATCAAAAAACCTAACGGAGCCGCTTTCTATCTCCTTAAGACCCAAAACCCTGAGGATGTCAACAGCGTACTGATATGGTGTAAGCAGTTCAAGGAGTATATCGGCTCGGCAGACCTAGTAGCAGTAAGGTAG